A stretch of Episyrphus balteatus chromosome 2, idEpiBalt1.1, whole genome shotgun sequence DNA encodes these proteins:
- the LOC129912744 gene encoding uncharacterized protein LOC129912744: MLDRPLICKFTSPYFLHQVWANSTIADFRANTNSTFAPPKQSSYFYQDTEGSETYEFGYRVEDKSTENIQFRNETLFSNGTVTGSYGYLRADGIFTVVNYVADDKGYRTKRKKKVNKNHHSKESSETQSTITTTATTTTTSEIPPLNLTSGTLPPLLVDKVMDQFQIDLSPDASPGDILHPNISDIIDGKIPLKMAAKNAGFDVVQNFIPMNFPIAPFQLPTDKPSKSKDD, encoded by the exons atgttagatCGTCCCCTTATCtgcaaa TTCACTTCGCCTTATTTCCTACACCAAGTTTGGGCCAACTCTACTATAGCCGATTTTCGGGCAAACACAAACTCAACTTTTGCTCCTCCTAAACAGTCATCATACTTTTATCAAGATACGGAAG gATCTGAAACATATGAATTTGGTTATCGCGTTGAAGataaatcaacagaaaatattcaatttagaAATGAAACCCTATTCTCAAATGGTACTGTAACTGGATCGTATGGATATTTACGAGCTGATGGAATTTTCACAGTTGTTAATTATGTAGCAGATGATAAAGGTTACAGAACtaaaaggaagaagaaggtTAATAAAAACCATCATTCCAAAGAATCATCAGAAACGCAGTCAACAATAACTACTACTGCAACTACAACGACTACTTCAGAAATTCCACCATTGAATCTCACCTCTGGAACTCTTCCACCATTACTTGTGGATAAAGTTATGGATCAATTTCAAATTGATCTTAGTCCAGATGCAAGTCCAGGTGATATTCTCCATCCAAATATTTCAGACATAATTGATggtaaaattccattaaaaatggCAGCAAAAAATGCTGGATTTGAtgttgtgcaaaatttcataccAATGAATTTTCCAATAGCTCCATTTCAGTTGCCAACTGATAAACCAAGTAAATCAAAAGATGATTGA
- the LOC129912794 gene encoding cuticle protein 8, whose protein sequence is MKYVIAIVLFVSVAQAIPIELGHYGAPALLSHGPVLAHAVHAVAPEPVAYPKYSFNYGIKDPHTGDIKSQAEERDGDVVKGQYSLVEPDGSVRTVDYTADDHNGFNAIVHKSAPTKVAVPVIAHAPILSHAPAGLLHHYR, encoded by the exons ATGAAG tacgtTATTGCCATCGTTCTCTTCGTCAGTGTAGCGCAAGCCATCCCAATTGAATTGGGTCATTATGGTGCTCCAGCGCTACTCTCACATGGTCCTGTCCTTGCGCATGCTGTTCATGCTGTTGCTCCTGAACCTGTG GCCTATCCCAAGTACTCCTTCAACTATGGAATCAAGGATCCCCATACTGGTGACATCAAATCTCAAGCCGAAGAACGTGATGGTGATGTTGTAAAGGGTCAATACTCTCTCGTCGAACCCGATGGTTCAGTGCGTACAGTTGACTACACTGCCGACGATCACAACGGTTTCAATGCCATCGTTCACAAATCTGCCCCAACGAAGGTTGCCGTGCCAGTTATTGCCCATGCCCCAATTCTGTCACATGCCCCAGCTGGTTTATTGCATCATTACCGTTAA
- the LOC129912792 gene encoding uncharacterized protein LOC129912792 isoform X2 — protein sequence MTIKEYTDETLLLDILANSDNNVQKASETLIAMGYVKRDEECNKIIPLRPMVYTEEEKNQMKIRLQEKFKEIAERIISMALESVNYSEDRATQILQIVHDEDECRAKKDADALQCALDEDSCVDGIQGGSNKLVLKTKFFCSYNVKEKNINYYN from the exons ATGACCATAAAAGAGTACA CTGATGAGACTTTGCTTCTCGATATTCTTGCCAATTCTGACAATAATGTCCAAAAGGCTTCGGAAACACTTATTGCGATGGGCTATGTCAAACGAGATGAAGAGTgtaataaaataattccattgcGCCCGATGGTATACACCGAGGAAGAAAAGAACCAAA TGAAAATTCGACTTCAAGAAAAGTTCAAAGAAATTGCTGAACGAATAATATCCATGGCTCTAGAAAGTGTTAATTATTCAGAAGACAGAGCTACACAAATATTACAAATTGTACATGATGAAGACGAATGTCGGGCCAAAAAAGATGCTGATGCATTACAATGTGCATTAGATGAAGATTCTTGTGTTGATGGAATCCAAGGTGGAAGTAACAAGTTAGTTCTCAAAACAAAGTTCTTTTGTTCATATAacgttaaagaaaaaaatattaattattataattaa
- the LOC129912792 gene encoding uncharacterized protein LOC129912792 isoform X1 has product MKNVFPKADETLLLDILANSDNNVQKASETLIAMGYVKRDEECNKIIPLRPMVYTEEEKNQMKIRLQEKFKEIAERIISMALESVNYSEDRATQILQIVHDEDECRAKKDADALQCALDEDSCVDGIQGGSNKLVLKTKFFCSYNVKEKNINYYN; this is encoded by the exons atgaAGAATGTATTCCCAAAAGCTGATGAGACTTTGCTTCTCGATATTCTTGCCAATTCTGACAATAATGTCCAAAAGGCTTCGGAAACACTTATTGCGATGGGCTATGTCAAACGAGATGAAGAGTgtaataaaataattccattgcGCCCGATGGTATACACCGAGGAAGAAAAGAACCAAA TGAAAATTCGACTTCAAGAAAAGTTCAAAGAAATTGCTGAACGAATAATATCCATGGCTCTAGAAAGTGTTAATTATTCAGAAGACAGAGCTACACAAATATTACAAATTGTACATGATGAAGACGAATGTCGGGCCAAAAAAGATGCTGATGCATTACAATGTGCATTAGATGAAGATTCTTGTGTTGATGGAATCCAAGGTGGAAGTAACAAGTTAGTTCTCAAAACAAAGTTCTTTTGTTCATATAacgttaaagaaaaaaatattaattattataattaa